The genomic segment AATTTTCGACGACCTCCAGGAACGATTGGCTGCCGTGCCCGCCTTTCTTCCAGCAGCGCAATCTCGCGCCGCCGACCTCGACATAGCCGGGATCGTAAAAGGACTCGTTTTTCAAATTGACTTTGCCTTCCTGAATGGCCGCGGACAACGTAATAATCTTAAACGTGGACCCGGGCTCGTACGTCATCCAGATCGGAAGATTTCGGTTGTATACTTCTGGCTCCGCTTCCTGATAACGGTCGGGCTGAAAAGTAGGACGGCTGCCCATCGCCAAAACTTCTCCGCTTTTCGGATCCATCGCGATGGCGATGACGTCCTTCGCCTGATACTTCAGCATCGCCTGATCGAGCTCGCGCTCCACGATGGACTGGATCTTCTGGTCGATCGTCAGCTGCAGGGTCAGTCCGTCCCGCGGCGGCTGGTAGGCTTCGGAAGAATTGGGCATCTGACGGCCGGCCGCGTCGGTCAGAAACGAAATGTTGCCTCGCGTCCCGGACAACAGCTGATTATATTGCTTCTCCACGCCGGTCAGCCCGCTGTCGTAGCCGGTGATGCCAAGCACCTGCGCGGCCATCGTACCGAACGGGTAAAAACGCTTGTTGTCCTCCGCCACATAGATGCCGGGCAGCGCCAGATCCCGAATCTGCTGCGCCAGCTCCAGCGTAATCTTGCGCCCCCCGGGGCGAAGATTCACGTTGCTCGCCTTCTTTTTGAGCATCTCCAGCACTTTGTCCCGGTCCATGCCGATGAGCGGAGCCAGCTTGCCCGCCGTACCTTCTTTGTCCTTCACCTGCGCCGGCACCGCATAAACGGTCGGCGAACTGATGTTGTAAGCGAGCTTGATGCCTGTGCGATCCGTGATCGTTCCTCTTTTGGCCTCGAACGGAATCTGGCGGCGCCACGACTCCTCCGCCTGCTCGGCCAGCTTGCCACCTTTGACCAGCTGTACGTATGCGAGGCGCGCGATCAGCGCCATAAACCCGATCCCCACTGCGAGCAGCGCCAGCAGCAAGCGCCGCCTCACCGTCACTTGCGAGATTCTCACGCAGGTCAGCCCCCTCCCCGGAATATCGGTGCGTTACTCACACCCTATTCCTTGGAGAAGGGGCTTAGAACAAGCTATGCTTGTCTCGCCTGACGAAGCCTTGACGGAAAACGCGTCAATCGCCTGCGTCATCCACCGCGCTGTCATCCACATCCGCTGCGCCCGCTCCGTCGCCGCCGGTGCCGCTTTGGACCTGCTTGTCGGTCGCGGTTTTGGTCGCGGCCGGCTCGATCGTCGTGCCCGCAGGCGGCGACAGCGTCAAGGCGATCGACAGCTTGTCGCCGTCCCTGGTCGCCTGCTGTCCGGACACGTAGCCCTGTCCGCTCGCCGTGCAGGAAGCGCCTAGAAGCGAGCACATGTCGAGCGCGTCGCGAAGCGACAAGCCCTTCAGGCTCGGCACGCTGCCTAGCGTTTTTTCGGTCATCAGATATACATGCTGGGAGGTCGGCAAAACGGCGCCCGCTTTGGGAAGCTGGGACACGACTTTGTCGCCCTTGCCGAGCACGATCGCCTCGAAAGAGCTGTTCCCAAGCTTGCTTTTCGCCTGCGTCACCGTCTGGTTCGTCACATCGGTCACTTTGGCGGTGACGGGGGCCGGCGTCGCTTCAGCTTCGTCCTTCTTGTCCTTGTCCGCATCCTTTTTAATGTCGGGCAGCACGCCGAGGTGCAAAAGCGATTTTTGCATAATCTCCTTGAAAATCGGAGCCGCGACCGAGCCGCCGCCAAGCGTCTTGTCGTCAGGCTCGTCGACGAGCACGTAGAGCACGATCTTCGGGTCCTCCACGGGTGCATAACCGATAAAAGATACGACGAACTTGTCCTCGGCGTAGCCGCCGGCCGCCTGCGCCTTTTGCGCCGTGCCTGTCTTGCCTGCGATCCGGTAGCCCTCGATGTAAGCGTTGCGTCCGGTGCCGATTTCTTTGTCGCTGACGACCTGCTCGAGGTACTCGCCGACCTTTTTGGACGTCTGCTCCGAGATGACCTGGCGGATGACCTTGGGCTCGGTCACGACCTTCTCGCCGGTATTCGGATCCGAGATCGACTTGATGATATGCGGCTCCATCAGCTTGCCGCCGTTGGCTACCGCGGCGACCGCCGCGACCTGCTGGATCGGCGTGACGGAGACGGCCTGGCCGAACGTAGCGGCGGCGTAATCCCGTTCCCACGTCAGCTGCGTCGTTCCCGCGATCTCGCCCGCCAGCTCGATGCCCGTCTTTTGACCGAAGCCGAAGTTGTCTATATACTGCTTGAACTTCGTCTTGCCGAGCTTCTCGTACCCCAGCTTGACGAACGCCACGTTACTCGAGCGCTTCAAACCTTCCAGGTAGGTGATCTCGCCCCAGCCGCCGCGCTTGATATCGTTAACGGGCTTGGATTTCGGGATCTGCACGGTGCCCGACATATACTTGTCGTTCGGGTTGAACAGCCCTTCCTGAACGGCTGCCGCCAGCGTGACGATTTTAAACGTGGACCCCGGTTCATAGATGGACTGCACCGCGTTATTTTTGAACGAAGACAGGTTTTTCGCGTAATCCCAGTAGTTGTTCGGATTAAAATCGGGCAGGCTGACCATGCCCAGGATGTCCATCGTCTTCGGATCCGCGGCGATCGCCGTCATGCTAAGCGGGTGATACTGCTCGTAAGCGGTTTTCATCGCCTGTTCCATATAATATTGAATATCCCGATCGATCGTCAGCATCACGTTTTTGCCGTCGACCGCCTGCTTCGCTTCGATCTCGCCGTCCGCGAGCTGCGTGCGCTTGCCGTCCTTGACGTACGTAATGGAGCCTTCCTCGCCCCTGAGATCGTCGTCGAGCGTCTTCTCCAGTCCCATGATCGCAACGCCTTCTTTGTTCTGGTAGCCAAGAATTTGAGAGGCGAGGGAACCGTTCGGATAGTAGCGCTTTTTGTCTTCGATCAGGTAAATGCCGACGTCCTTTTTCCCGGTCAGCTCACGCATCTGATCGCGGAAAGCGGTCAAGCGGTCGGCGACTTCCTTGTCGACCTTCCAGCCTTCGGGCTGCACCTCGCGCTGCGCGAAATAGGCGCCTTTGCTAGTTTTCGCATCGATGATCTTGCGCACTTCGGTCTCCGGCTTGCCCAGCACGCTCGTCACCTTGGCCGCGATCTGGTCGATCAGCTTCCACTGCGGATTGGCATCGTCAAGCTGGTGGATGATCTTGGGACTAAGCGCGAGCGTATACGCCGCGGCATCCCCGGCCAGCACCGTACCGGTACGGTCGGAGATCGTGCCGCGTTCCTGGACGAGCTTCTTGGTCGTAACCCATGTACTGCGGGCTTGCTCGGACCAGAACTCTGCGTGTGCCACCTGCACCCAGTAGATTCGCCCCCATAAAGCGACAAACAGGAGGGTAATTACCCCTCCCGCCAGCAGCGTGCGCAATTTGATTCGTTTCGTCATGCCCCTCACCTTCCGTTCAATCTCGGACTGCGTCTGTAGTCACGCGTCCGTCAGTTGCCGTCGGCGGACAGCGTCAACGGCTTTTTACCGTTGTCGTAGACATATCCCTTCTCGGCAGCCAGCTTCGAGATTCTGGCGGGATCCCGCAGCTTGTCCACTTCGCGCTGCAGTTCCTTCGTTTGATCGGCGCCCGTTTCGTACTCGCTCGTAATTTTTTGAATGCTGCGGTTCATCTCGTACAATCCTGCGTTGCGATACAAGATCAATCCCGCTACGGCGACGCAGACGAACACGGTAAGCAGATACAGCAGCTTCTCCCCGACCGGAATGCTCTTGCGGCGAACTTGGGACGCCGTCTGCGGCGCTGCCGTGCGCTGCTGCTTTTTCTGTTCCGGCTGACGCTCCTCGCGAACCGCCAGATTGCCATAATAACGCATGTTCTTCGCTCCCCCCGCGCTTGGATGTCTCCAGCTTGTCTATTTGATTTGCGGAAATCCGATTGTGTCCGAAAACCGGTGCGAAACCTACCCGCGCTCGTTCGCCGCGTCCGGATCCAGCTTTTCGGCGATTCTGAGCTTGGCCGACCGCGCCCGGTTGTTCAGCTCGAGCTCCGCCTCGGAAGGTACCATCGCCTTGCGCGGCGTAAGCTTGAGCCTGCCTTCGCCCCATACCGTAACAGGGAACCCGGGCGGACTGATGTTGGCCGGCACTTCCTTGACGAACGTCTCTTTGCAAATGCGGTCCTCGAGCGAATGGAACGTAATGACGGCGATGCGTCCGCCCGGGGCGGTGCAATCGATCGCCTGCTCCAGCGCGTCGCGGAACGCTTCAAGCTCGTCGTTGACGGCGATGCGGATCGCCTGGAAGGCCCGCTTCGCAGGATGGCCTCCCGTTCGCCTTGCGGCGGCGGGAATCGCGGTTTTCACCAGCTCGGCGAGCTGCGCGGTCGTCTCGATGGGTGTCTTGGCCCTTGTCTCTACCAAATGGCGGGCGATTTTGCGCGCGAACTTTTCCTCGCCATAGTCGCGCAGGATACGCGACAGCTCCCGTTCGTCCCACTCGTTCACGATCTCTCGCGCGGTGAGCGGTTGCGCGCGGTCCATGCGCATGTCGAGCTCCGCGTCGTGATTGTAGCTGAAGCCTCTGTCGGCTTCGTCAAGCTGCGGACTCGATACGCCCAGATCGAACAGGATGCCGTCTACCTGAGGCACGCCGTCTTTTTCCGGTACGCCCGCTTGCCGCAGCGCGTCCGCGAGATGCCGGAAGTTGCTTTTCACCAGCGTTACGATGTCGCCGTACGGCGCCAGTCGCTCCCGCGCGTGGGCGAGCGCAGTGTCGTCCTGATCCAGACCGATGAGCCTGCCCCCGGGGGCGAGATGCGAAGCGATCAACTCGCTGTGCCCTGCGCCACCCAAGGTGCAATCGACGTAGATGCCGTCTTCGCGGATATTCAGACCTTCTACCGCTTCTTCTTTAAGCACGGTGATGTGGTGGAACAAAGTATGGCCTCCCGGCAACCCTCGCGGTCATGCTGTCGGTTGCTTCTGTCTATGTAGTGGTGATGTGTAAACACGATTCGTGGCTGCGCGACGACGTCCTCTGCGATCAGAAATGAAAATCGAAATCGACCAGTTTCTCCGCGATCTCGTTGAACGATTCCTCGGAGGCATGACTGTAGGCTTCCCAAGTCGCCTTGTCCCAAATCTCCACTCTCGTGGATACGCCGATGATCGTGCATTCCTTGTCCAGCTTTGCATAGTCTCGCAGGTGGTTCGGAAGGTTGACCCTCCCCTGCTTGTCCCATTCGCCCTCGGAAGCGCCGGAGAACAGCAGCCGTGAAAAAGCTCTCGCGTTGGCCGCCATGGACGGCAGCGCGCGTATTCGCTGCTCCAGCTGCGCCCACTCTTCGCGGGGATAAACGAACAAGCAGCTGTCGAGTCCGCGGGTGACGATAAAGTCGGTGCCCAGCGCGTCGCGGAATTTAGCGGGAATAATGATTCGGCCTTTGTCGTCGATCGAATGCTGGTATTCCCCTAAAAACATGACCGCTGCACACCCCCTCCATATTCCACCACTTGGCCCCACTTTAAACCACTTATGATGACTATTCGCGCAAAAAAAAAGAAATCCTGCTTGAAAAGCAGGATTTCCTCAAAATATTTTAGGTTATTAAAAAATCGTCATTATTCGTGCCCGGCCCAGCTGTCCAGGTACGTTTTTTGCTCTTCGCTCAGGGTGTCGATCGAGATGCCGAGGGATTCCAGCTTCGCTCTCGCCACTTGTTCGTCCAGCGCGTACGGCACCTTGACGACCTGCTTGCCGATCGACTCGTATTTCTCGTTGACGTAGCGAAGGGAGAGCGCCTGCAGCGCAAACGTCATGTCCATGATCTCCGCAGGGTGACCGTCGCCGGCAGCCAGATTCACGAGACGCCCTTCGGCGAGCACGTAAATCTTGCGGCCGTCCTGCAGGCGATACTCCTCGATGTTGCGGCGCACGGTGCGCTTCGACACCGACATCGCTTCGAGCTCGACGAGGTTCACCTCGACGTCGAAGTGGCCCGCGTTGGACAGAATCGCCCCATCCTTCATCTGCGCGATGTGCGCGCCGGTGATGACGTCCTTGTTGCCCGTGACGGTGACGAAAAACTCGCCTACCTTGGCCGCTTCTTCCATCGACAGCACCGTGAAGCCGTCCATGTACGCTTCGACCGCCTTGATCGCGTCCACCTCGGTAACGACGACGTTCGCGCCGAGCCCCTTCGCGCGGAGCGCCACGCCTTTGCCGCACCAGCCGTAGCCGTTGACGACGACGGTCTTGCCCGCGACGACCAGATTGGTCGTACGGTTGATGCCGTCCCATACCGATTGACCGGTGCCGTAGCGGTTGTCGAACAAGTATTTGCAGAAGGCGTCGTTAACGGCCACCATCGGGAATTGAAGGGAGCCTTCGTTTTCCATCGCCTTCAGGCGCAGAATACCTGTCGTCGTCTCTTCGGCGCCGCCGCGGATGCCAGGCAGCAGATCGCGGCGCGTCGTGTGCAGCATCGTGACCAGGTCGCCCCCGTCGTCGATGATGAGATCCGGCTTCGTCTCGAGCGTCCGCTCGAGCAGGCCGTGATACTCTTCGGGGGACGGGTTGTACTTGGCGAATACGGCGATGCCGTCTTCGGCCAAGGCGGCGCACACGTCGTCCTGCGTGGAGAGCGGATTGCTGCCGGTGATTGCCACTTCGGCGCCGCCGGCCTGGACGACCTTCGCCAGATAAGCCGTCTTCGCTTCGAGATGGAGCGAGATGGCGACCTTCAGTCCCTTGAACGGGAGCTCCTTGGCGAATTGCTTGCGGATCCGGTTCAGCACGGGCATATGGGCGGAGGCCCAATCGATTTTGAGCTTGCCCTCGGGGGCGAGCGACGGATCGCGGATGATGCTGGACAGCGTCGATTTCATGAACAACAAACCTCCTGATGTCGGCCGCCGGGCTCGGCCTGCTGTTGGGCCATCAGGCGATGGCCACCGGTAACGTCGAACGGAATACAGCGAAGGGCGGACAGCCAGCCCATGCCGTAGCGATTAATAAAATGAACGATGCCGTAGACGCGCTCCTGCGGCTGCTCGAGCGGGCGGAGCGACTGAAGCATCCGGTCCCACTGGCGCAGCGAGGATTCGTGGCGCCCCGCCAGCGCGCCGGCCGTACGCTGCTCGAGGTAGGCGATCTGCTCGAGGATGAGCGCCAGGTTGCTCTCTCCCAGCTTGACCAGTCCCTTGTCCACCTGGGATACCATCTCGAGCACCGGCGCGTACAGCTCGCCGAATCGGTCTTTGACCTCGGCGAACCGGCCGCCGATATCCCACTTGTCCTGCGCGGCGAGCCATTCCCGCTTCAGCCGTTCGCCGTCCGCGGCGATCTGCTCCGCTGTGACGCCGTACTTGGCCAGCAGCTTCTCCACCTGCGGCTCGAGATAGGTGAACGACTGCCTGGGCACGATGACCGGCATCTCCAGCCCGAACGCCGCGAACGCCGGCCCGAGCGACGCCCAGTAGGCGATCTCGGAAGGGCCCAGCACGGTGGCGAGCACGGGGAACAGGTAATCCTGCATGAGCGGCCGCGAGAGCGCGTTGTTGCTCAGCTGCTCCGGACGCTCGGCCGCCATCCGCAGCAGCTCGTCTCTGCCGTAAGCGAGTCCGCCCTTGCGGTCCTCGAAGCGGTCGCCTTGCCGGAAGAGCAGCATGCGACCCTGCTCCGCGTGCACGAACAGGTTGGCGCCGTCGGGCGCAGACTCCGCCTGAATCGGGTACCCCAGCCGCCTGACAGCTTCCTCGCCGGCGGCGAGCGCGTCGCTCAATCGCTCGCTGCCCGTGACGAGCTCTCCGAACAAGCCGCCTTCGAGCCGGCGGATCGCAGGATCGTCCGCGTCCATCAGGACGAGTCCGTCGTCCGCGAACCACTCGGACAGCAGCCGGGCGAACGCCAGCGTCAGCGTCGGCGCGTCGCTCGCGTGCATCCTGATTTGCCTTAGCAAATTCGGTTTAAATTCGGTATCAGGGAGCGTCAGCGCAAGTTCCGTGAGCGCGACCTCCCAATCGACCGCGGAGAGAGGCGTTCTGCTGACGGCATGGCGGGGCCCTTCCGGCCGGCCCAGCTTGACCTTGCGCGGTTCGCCTTCGCCCGGGGAAACGTATAAATGATTGGCTTCTTCGAAGTCGTGGTCCTCGCCGGCGATCCAAAATACCGGCACGACCGTCCGGCCCAGGCTGCGCGACGCATGCTTCGCGGCCTGGATGACGGTCAGCGCCTTGTAGGCGATCAGGAGCGGGCCGCCGAACAAACCAGCCTGCTGGCCGCCGACCACGGCGAGCGCGCCGCCGCTCGCGAGCGCTTCGATGTGCTGCAGGGCCATCGGCCCCGGGCTCAGCCGGCGCTGGTAATCCAGCAGCGCCTCGCCGAGCCGCCTTCTGTCGACGCGGCCGCCCGCGCCTTGATCAAGCCGCGCGGCGCGCCGGCTCCAAGCTTCTATATCTCTGCAGTAGGCGCTTCCGAACAGCGCAGCGACCTGATCGTCGCCGCGCCTGTATGCTTCGGAGAGAGACTGCGCCGTCCCGTCATTAAAGGGAGTCGTATTCATCCCGGACATCCTCCCGTCCGAATGGTGTCATTCTCGATTGTACATGAAGCGGCCGGATATCGTCAAAGAAAGAAGGAGGAATTCCTATGTCCTTGCATTGGCGCATATTGAACGCGGCCGGTTGGCTGGGCGTCGTCGCGGTCAACGCGGCTGCCGCAACCGGCGGACTTTTCGGCAGATCGTCTGGCGAGATATCGGACAAAATCCCGACGCTCGTCACGCCTGCCGGCTATGCCTTCTCCATCTGGAGCGTCATTTATTTGCTCGCCCTCTGCTACGTCGTCGCTGCCTTCCTGCCAAGCCGCCGCAACGACAGGACGATGAAGGCGACCGCGCCCTGGTTTTTCGCCAGCTGCCTGTTCAATGTCGGCTGGCTGCTCGTCTGGCACTCGGAACGCTATACGGCGTCCGCGTTCGTCATCGCAGGCCTGCTGCTGACGTTAATCGGCGCGTATCTCTCCTCCCGTCCCGCCGCCCGCACGGCGAGAGACAGAGCCGGCTTCTTCCTGATCGCGCTGCCCTTCTCCGTTTATCTGGGCTGGGTGACGGTCGCGACGATCGTCAATATCTCGGTCGCGCTTCGGGCGGGCGGCTGGGACGGCTGGGGCGTCCCCGACCGCGCATGGGCCATAGCCCTGTTTGTCGTCGCAGCGACCCTTGCGGCCTTCGCCGCCTTTAAAGACAAGGATCCCTGGTTCCCGCTGACGGTCGCCTGGGCGCTCATCGCGATCGGCGTGAAGCAGCAAGCCGCTTCGCAGCTCGTCGCCGTCGCCGCCTGGACGGCCGCCGGCATCGCGATCGCCACCGCGCTGCTCAAGCTTCGCGGCATCGCAGGAATGAAACCGCGAAGAATGTGACTTCGCCTAGAAGGATTTGGCGTTCAACGATCGAGACCCGCCCCTTGCAGCTGCAAGGGGCGGGTCTTCGTTCTGCATGCGGGCTTATTCCCACTCCCCGCTGGCCAGAAATCGCACGATCTCGATCAGCATGAACAGCACGTACAGGGCTGCCAGACCGAAAAACGACAGCCGCCAGATCGCGCGGAACAGCTTGAGGCTGTCCACCTTGCCGCGTACCCGGTATTGCGCATTGCCGATCAGGCCTGCCCCCAGCAGCATGAAAAGCAGAATGATATAAAAGCCCATATG from the Cohnella hashimotonis genome contains:
- the mraZ gene encoding division/cell wall cluster transcriptional repressor MraZ, with protein sequence MFLGEYQHSIDDKGRIIIPAKFRDALGTDFIVTRGLDSCLFVYPREEWAQLEQRIRALPSMAANARAFSRLLFSGASEGEWDKQGRVNLPNHLRDYAKLDKECTIIGVSTRVEIWDKATWEAYSHASEESFNEIAEKLVDFDFHF
- the rsmH gene encoding 16S rRNA (cytosine(1402)-N(4))-methyltransferase RsmH, whose product is MFHHITVLKEEAVEGLNIREDGIYVDCTLGGAGHSELIASHLAPGGRLIGLDQDDTALAHARERLAPYGDIVTLVKSNFRHLADALRQAGVPEKDGVPQVDGILFDLGVSSPQLDEADRGFSYNHDAELDMRMDRAQPLTAREIVNEWDERELSRILRDYGEEKFARKIARHLVETRAKTPIETTAQLAELVKTAIPAAARRTGGHPAKRAFQAIRIAVNDELEAFRDALEQAIDCTAPGGRIAVITFHSLEDRICKETFVKEVPANISPPGFPVTVWGEGRLKLTPRKAMVPSEAELELNNRARSAKLRIAEKLDPDAANERG
- a CDS encoding stage V sporulation protein D, with amino-acid sequence MRISQVTVRRRLLLALLAVGIGFMALIARLAYVQLVKGGKLAEQAEESWRRQIPFEAKRGTITDRTGIKLAYNISSPTVYAVPAQVKDKEGTAGKLAPLIGMDRDKVLEMLKKKASNVNLRPGGRKITLELAQQIRDLALPGIYVAEDNKRFYPFGTMAAQVLGITGYDSGLTGVEKQYNQLLSGTRGNISFLTDAAGRQMPNSSEAYQPPRDGLTLQLTIDQKIQSIVERELDQAMLKYQAKDVIAIAMDPKSGEVLAMGSRPTFQPDRYQEAEPEVYNRNLPIWMTYEPGSTFKIITLSAAIQEGKVNLKNESFYDPGYVEVGGARLRCWKKGGHGSQSFLEVVENSCNPGFVALGQRLGKEKLFEYIKNFGFGKRTGIDIGGEENGILFKLANVGPVELATTAFGQGVSVTPIQQITAVAAAINGGKLFKPHVAKAWVNPDTGETLQEIEPELVRQVISPETSKQVREALESVVAQGTGGNAFLDGYRVGGKTGTAQKVINGVYSASEHIVSFIGFAPADDPQLIVYVAVDNPQGIQFGGVVAAPIVRNIMADALPYLGVEPRKDQIGKEYKLGELPMVNVPNLVGKSVTDLYEDMNMNFQLSASGKGDTVLRQAPEAGQRVQKGSVIRIYLGNEGEQAPAEDGAH
- a CDS encoding adenosylhomocysteinase; translated protein: MKSTLSSIIRDPSLAPEGKLKIDWASAHMPVLNRIRKQFAKELPFKGLKVAISLHLEAKTAYLAKVVQAGGAEVAITGSNPLSTQDDVCAALAEDGIAVFAKYNPSPEEYHGLLERTLETKPDLIIDDGGDLVTMLHTTRRDLLPGIRGGAEETTTGILRLKAMENEGSLQFPMVAVNDAFCKYLFDNRYGTGQSVWDGINRTTNLVVAGKTVVVNGYGWCGKGVALRAKGLGANVVVTEVDAIKAVEAYMDGFTVLSMEEAAKVGEFFVTVTGNKDVITGAHIAQMKDGAILSNAGHFDVEVNLVELEAMSVSKRTVRRNIEEYRLQDGRKIYVLAEGRLVNLAAGDGHPAEIMDMTFALQALSLRYVNEKYESIGKQVVKVPYALDEQVARAKLESLGISIDTLSEEQKTYLDSWAGHE
- a CDS encoding DUF3397 domain-containing protein, giving the protein MWNALVSAYAVLAIGSVIPFAAVYGISTMQTGDKKRAMGLAMDMTTIFLIGIVSYLLNRVFGIHMGFYIILLFMLLGAGLIGNAQYRVRGKVDSLKLFRAIWRLSFFGLAALYVLFMLIEIVRFLASGEWE
- the ftsL2 gene encoding cell division protein FtsL; the protein is MRYYGNLAVREERQPEQKKQQRTAAPQTASQVRRKSIPVGEKLLYLLTVFVCVAVAGLILYRNAGLYEMNRSIQKITSEYETGADQTKELQREVDKLRDPARISKLAAEKGYVYDNGKKPLTLSADGN
- the bshC gene encoding bacillithiol biosynthesis cysteine-adding enzyme BshC; protein product: MNTTPFNDGTAQSLSEAYRRGDDQVAALFGSAYCRDIEAWSRRAARLDQGAGGRVDRRRLGEALLDYQRRLSPGPMALQHIEALASGGALAVVGGQQAGLFGGPLLIAYKALTVIQAAKHASRSLGRTVVPVFWIAGEDHDFEEANHLYVSPGEGEPRKVKLGRPEGPRHAVSRTPLSAVDWEVALTELALTLPDTEFKPNLLRQIRMHASDAPTLTLAFARLLSEWFADDGLVLMDADDPAIRRLEGGLFGELVTGSERLSDALAAGEEAVRRLGYPIQAESAPDGANLFVHAEQGRMLLFRQGDRFEDRKGGLAYGRDELLRMAAERPEQLSNNALSRPLMQDYLFPVLATVLGPSEIAYWASLGPAFAAFGLEMPVIVPRQSFTYLEPQVEKLLAKYGVTAEQIAADGERLKREWLAAQDKWDIGGRFAEVKDRFGELYAPVLEMVSQVDKGLVKLGESNLALILEQIAYLEQRTAGALAGRHESSLRQWDRMLQSLRPLEQPQERVYGIVHFINRYGMGWLSALRCIPFDVTGGHRLMAQQQAEPGGRHQEVCCS
- a CDS encoding TspO/MBR family protein; translated protein: MSLHWRILNAAGWLGVVAVNAAAATGGLFGRSSGEISDKIPTLVTPAGYAFSIWSVIYLLALCYVVAAFLPSRRNDRTMKATAPWFFASCLFNVGWLLVWHSERYTASAFVIAGLLLTLIGAYLSSRPAARTARDRAGFFLIALPFSVYLGWVTVATIVNISVALRAGGWDGWGVPDRAWAIALFVVAATLAAFAAFKDKDPWFPLTVAWALIAIGVKQQAASQLVAVAAWTAAGIAIATALLKLRGIAGMKPRRM
- a CDS encoding penicillin-binding transpeptidase domain-containing protein, whose protein sequence is MTKRIKLRTLLAGGVITLLFVALWGRIYWVQVAHAEFWSEQARSTWVTTKKLVQERGTISDRTGTVLAGDAAAYTLALSPKIIHQLDDANPQWKLIDQIAAKVTSVLGKPETEVRKIIDAKTSKGAYFAQREVQPEGWKVDKEVADRLTAFRDQMRELTGKKDVGIYLIEDKKRYYPNGSLASQILGYQNKEGVAIMGLEKTLDDDLRGEEGSITYVKDGKRTQLADGEIEAKQAVDGKNVMLTIDRDIQYYMEQAMKTAYEQYHPLSMTAIAADPKTMDILGMVSLPDFNPNNYWDYAKNLSSFKNNAVQSIYEPGSTFKIVTLAAAVQEGLFNPNDKYMSGTVQIPKSKPVNDIKRGGWGEITYLEGLKRSSNVAFVKLGYEKLGKTKFKQYIDNFGFGQKTGIELAGEIAGTTQLTWERDYAAATFGQAVSVTPIQQVAAVAAVANGGKLMEPHIIKSISDPNTGEKVVTEPKVIRQVISEQTSKKVGEYLEQVVSDKEIGTGRNAYIEGYRIAGKTGTAQKAQAAGGYAEDKFVVSFIGYAPVEDPKIVLYVLVDEPDDKTLGGGSVAAPIFKEIMQKSLLHLGVLPDIKKDADKDKKDEAEATPAPVTAKVTDVTNQTVTQAKSKLGNSSFEAIVLGKGDKVVSQLPKAGAVLPTSQHVYLMTEKTLGSVPSLKGLSLRDALDMCSLLGASCTASGQGYVSGQQATRDGDKLSIALTLSPPAGTTIEPAATKTATDKQVQSGTGGDGAGAADVDDSAVDDAGD